Below is a genomic region from Gordonia westfalica.
GAATGGCAATCCGTCCAGTTTCGGCACCCATATCACCACGACCCCAGGGCAGGGTGGGATCTCGACATCGTTCGGCTATTCACCCACCACATCCCTGCCGGGGAACGGCGGCGGTGGTGGTCTAGTGTCCTGAGTCATTAATTGTCATTCGGTTGATAGACTGGGGAATGGCAACCCGGGGTCCGCGAGCAGTGGATATTGTTCTGACCGATGACGAGCGCCGTGAGCTCGAAGGGTGGGCGCGTCGGCGAACGACGGCCTCGGGTTTGGCGATGCGATCACGAATCGTTCTCGCTGCCGCAGATGGCGGGTCGAATACCGAAGTGGCACAACGACTCGGCCTCAACCGAGGTACCGTGCGGCGATGGCGAGGCCGGTTCGTCGAGCACCGCTGCGAGGGGTTGCTCGACGAACCCCGGCCCGGGCGACCTCGAACCGTCGGCGACGAGCAGATCAAAGACCTGATCACCGCAACTCTCGAGACCACTCCGAAGAATGCGACACACTGGTCGACTCGGTCGATGGCTGAGCATCTCGACATGTCGCAGTCAACTGTTTCGCGTGTATGGAGAGCGTTCGGATTGGCTCCACACAAACAGGATTCGTGGAAGCTGTCGAAAGATCCCATGTTCACCGAAAAGGTCCGCGACGTCGTCGGGCTCTACATGAACCCACCCGAACGTGCCCTGGTGCTCTGCGTTGACGAGAAGACCCAGATCCAAGCGCTCGATCGCACCCAGCCGATCTTTCCCATGCTCCCGGGCACCCCGCAACGGGCCAGCCACGACTACGTGCGCAACGGCACCTCCAGCCTGTACGCGGCGTTGGACATCGCGTCGGGCAAAGTCATCGGTTCGCTTCACTCACGGCATCGCGCAACGGAATTCATCGGATTCCTCCGCAAGATCGACGCCGAGGTACCCGACGAGCTCGACGTCCACCTGGTCATGGACAATGCCTCCACCCACAAGACACCCGCGGTCAAGCGATGGCTGACCGCGCACCCGCGGTTTGTTGTCCACTTCACCCCCACCAGCTCATCCTGGATGAACCTCGTCGAACGCTGGTTCGCCGAACTGACCACCAAGAAACTCCAACGCTCCACCCACCGCACCGTACGAGCACTCAATGCCGACATCAGAGCGTGGATCGAGACCTGGAACGACAACCCCCGCCCCTACGTGTGGGTCAAGACCGCTGACCAGATCCTCGACTCCATCGCCCACTACTGCACACGAATTAATGACTCAGGACACTAGCAGACTCCGGCACGAATGGTTTGGCGGGCGGGTCAACGCCTCTCGGCGCTGGTGGGACTGCGGGGGCAGGTGCGCCTAGCGGTAACGGTGGACCCGGTGGTGCAGGCGCGAACGTGTCGCCGGCAACTCAAACGAAGTGTGGCGGCGCCGGTGGTGGTGGCGGTGGTGGTGGTGGCCGTGTCAGCTTCCTCAACTACAGCGGCGGAGCTGGCGGCCCGGGCGGCTATCCCGGCGGTGGTGGTGGCGGTGGTGGTGGTTCGAACGGCGGTACCGGCTCATTCGGCGCTGGCGGTATCGGCGCTACCGGTGTGATCTGGATCTTCTGGAGATGAGTATGAAACCAGCAACCCTTGTGGCTGAAGCTCTTCCGCATATGCCGCCGATCACGAACCTGTACTCCACGGAGGATGGGTTCCTGTTGGTGTTGGTGGTGGAAGTGCCTGACATGACTTCGATTCTCACCAGCATGGGAATGCAGGTTCCCGTCTCGCGGTCGCATCTGAAACCGGATGTGTCGGTGTTCCTGTCGGATGAGCGTGGCCAGGTCATCGACTACGACGGTGACCCCGCCAACGGTTTGACCCCGATCCTGTCGACTGACTCGAAGTCGTTCGCGATGACCATCAACCCCGACCTCGCCACCCACGCTGATGCTTTGGCGGCACTCGGATATGAACTCACAGAACAGGAGACACCATGACCACCGTCACCCTCGGATGGGAGGGAACGAAAGCGGAAATCCCCCTCTACCAGAACAGTGACCTGGTTTTCTCCCTCGACCCCATCGACGCCACCTCCGGCAACATCACATCGTGGCCGGTCGGTGCAGCATCGACCCTCTACTTTTTCGAAGGCGACCCCGTCCGGAACGCCACCACCCCCATCATCTCCATCCCCGGCGTGGTGGAACCACCCTCCATCGACTATGTGGTGCAACAGGAAACGCTGGCCCCCATCATCGGGCGGGCCACCCACTTCCTGCTCACGGTGTCGATGCCCGAAACCCCCACCCAGGAATATCCCCTCTACTACGGGAAAGCAGTCCGCCGTGTCTGAGTGGACCGACGACAACGGCACCCGACATTGGATCGACGATCACGGGCGGGAACACGTCGACCTCACCGCCGAACAAACCCTCCACCTCGACATCAACTACAACCTAGGAGAATGACATGGCACTCGCCACCAACGCGATGAAAACCGCCCTGCTCAATGCGTATGCAGCGCAGGGAACGTGGATTTCCCTGCACACCGCCGACCCCGGCAGCACCGGCGCATCCGAGGTGTCGGGCGGTACCCCCGCGTATGCCCGCCAGCAGACGACCTGGGGGACTCCGGCGTCGGGTTCCATGACCGGGTCGAAGGTGTCGATCAACGTGCCCGCCACCACCGTCGTCGCGGCCGGCGTGTACTCGGCGCAAACCTCCGGCACCTATTTGGACAAACTGTCCATCCCCTCCACCACAGTCAGTGCGAACGCCACCATCGACGTCACCCCCACGATCACCATCACGTAGATGATCGTTCTGGCAGGCAGGGTGGTGACGGCAGTCCCCAACCGTCCCTACCTGTTTACGGCGGTACCGGTTCCGCGGGTGGGTGTGGTGCTACCTGCTGCACCCCACACGCGGGTGGTGGTACCGGAAGCCCGGCACACTGGGGTGAGGTTGCCGACGGCCCCGCACTATCGGACCCGCCGGCCCCGCACCAAAGAACGGTTGATGTCCGGCAACACCATCACCGTCACCGCTGCGGGTGTGGTGTACGCCCGACTCTGCGTGGACTATGCGGAGCAATCCGTCCAGGTGGGGCAGTCCGGGAAACTCGGTGTCGGCATAGCCGGTACCGGTTCGGGTGTGGTGGCTGGTGTGGGTGTGGTGCGTGCCCGTTACACCCTGACCGCAACCAACACCATCACCACCGACACCAGCAGCGATGGCCGCGCCCGCTACACACTCGACGCTACACAAGCGACCACTGTCACCCCTGCAGCGTCGACGGCAACTCTCTACACCCTGACCGCCACACAAGACATCACCATCACCCAACCTGTCGTCACCCGCCCACGCATTGAGCTGGATGCAGCACAAGACATGGTGGTGGCGCCGACAGCATCGTCAGTGCCATCGGTGGGATCGGTGAATGCGGATGCCTCCCAAACGTTCGAGGTGACGTCTGTGGCGGTGGTGAGGGTACGACACACCATCTCCGCCACCCAAACCACCACCGTGGGGCAGGCCACCGAACTGGGTGGCCTACGCGTACCGTTAGCCGCTTCTCAAACGGTGGCTGCCGACCAAACCGGTACGGCGCGGGCACGCTACACGCTGGCGGCACTGCAAACCATTAATGTCGCCGACACCGCAGACCTGCGCCCCCAGCTCGCCGCCGCCAACACTGTGACTGTCACTGGCACAGCCACATCCCGACCCCGCCACACCCTGACCGGCACCAACAGTGCTGCAACATCGAGTGCCGCGACCGCCACCCTCGTCACGTTCACCCGTCAACGCATGCAGAACGGGTCAGTATCGAACTCGTTCCTCCCGTATGTGCAGGTGACCGGGTTCACCTCTGACCCCACCTATCCGGCGACGGTCACCAACAATGCGCTCGTCGTGAAGGGCGCCGGGAACGTCACCCTCACCTGGTCGGCGACTGGTAACGGCAACATCAAAATCCAACGCAACGGTGTCGACGTCGGCAGCGTCGGACTCACCGGCACAGTGTCGTTGACCGTCGCCGCAGGCGACCAACTCACCATGTGGCATGCCTCGAATGGCGGACCTCAGTCAGTGTCTGGCTGCTGGATCAACATCACCCCCGCATAAGGCGCCCGTCTGCGGTACCCCCCTCCTGTTCGAAAGGAAGTTCATGTCCGGACGTTTGACTGGTGTGTATCAGCTCCCCGATGGGGGTTCCCGCCGCGGGATTCGAAACTGTGGATTCGGGTGCCGGTGGACCGCAACAACGCTGGGGTGACCGTGTACTCGGCGCCCACCGTCATCCCCATCAACCCGCCCACGCACCCGTCCGCCCTGGTTTCTACGACTCGGGGTTGCTCCCTGAGGGTCCGTACCAGGTGCAGAAGGCGATCTTCGGGGCGAAGGATTACCGGTCGAAGTGGTATTCGGTTGTCCTGACAGAAGGTTCGCACACGCTGCAGGAGTTGATCGAGGACTACGACCCGACGCCTACACCCCAGCCGTGGTGAACGCTGTCGCCACCCTGCGGGACGAGACCCGCACGGCCCGTGATGAGGCAGCCCAAATCCTGGAGGACGTGACGGCAGGTGCGGTACCGGATTCGGCGGTGGCATCGAAGATCACCGCCGAGGGGTCTGCCTCCCGTGCCGCGGTCGATGCCCGTGTCGCAGCAGGCACCACAGGCTTCCTCACACAAGAGGTAGCTGAGGAAACTTATGCTCCGCGCGTGGGGGCGTGTTCTTCGTCGGCGAGCACGGTCTCGTGGGTGACTGGGCCGGGGGTGATGCCAACTCGGGGAGTGGCACTAATGACACCGCCGCGTTGACTGATCTCATCGCTGCCGTGCCTGACGGTTCGACGATCGTCTTCGATGCCACCAAGACCTACCGCCTCGACCCCTTGTCGATCACCGGTAAGTCACTCACGCTCGACTTCAATGGCGCACGGGTTGTGACGAAAACGATGGACTCCGGCGACCTGTCGGTGGCCAGCCCCTTTATCTCGTGGTCGTCCACCGTCGGCCCTGAGGTTGATCTCAGCAGCTCGGGGTTCGCCCGTGGAGCTACCGAGGTAATCACGAACCCTTTCTCAGGATCGAACGGGTTCTCAACCGACGACCTGGTCATCGTCCGTGACCGATACCCCGTCGCCCGGTGGGACACTGGCGCGAACGCCTCGTGGGTCGGACGCGGCGAGGTCAACATCGTGCAGTCGATCACGCCGTCCACAGGAACCGTGCGCCTCCGCATCCCCCTCAGCCACCAGTACCAGGCCAACTTCTCCGTGGTCCCCACGCTGCAACGCATCTCGACCCCGGTCCGTCCGGTCGTCAAGAACATCGGACTCATCATCGACACCAACCCGACGGCATGTACACCGGGGACATCGAGACCTCAGGCGGTCACCTGTTCTACTTCTACGCCTGCGTGGACCCCGAGTGGAGAACGTGCGCGCCGAGGGGTGGGAGAACCACATCGTCAACTTCAACAAGTGCCTGCGCCCGCGAACCATCGACATCGAGGGGCGAAACCCATTCCAGACAGGATCAGGGCACGGGTACATCGGGCGCATGACTCACTGCGTCGATGGCGAGTTCACCCGTAGCGTCGCCTACGGGACACGACACGTCGCCAACTACGTGGCGTCGGCGCGGTGTGGGTCGCGGTCGTGCCGGTCGTACCGCCCCGCTGGGGTGTCCTACCAGACCCACGGACTGCGGTCACGCGACATCTACTCGGTCGATGACACCGTGGTCGGCGGCGACTCGTCGGGCTGGTCACACGGCAACACCACCTACGCGGGCGACTACGGGTATCGCATTCTACGACCGCGCTACTACGGCACCAACAACGGTGTTCTCGCGCGCTGCGGCAGCACTGGTACACGCATCATCGACCCGAGATTCACACCACAGCCAAGGGCGTGGAGGTGTCGAGCCTCGCGTCAGACGTGATCGTGGACCTCACCCAGGGGACCATCGAGATATTCGGAGAAGCGGGGACGTCCTACGCGGTACACGCCGCCGATGTCAACGGCAGCGGCGAGTACAAGCCGGGCTCGGTCACCGTCCACGGCCCGGCGATCTCGTTGGAACTCGCGCCCTGGTGTCCCTCGACGTGACTGGTGCGGCCCGCATAGGTGGCGTCGAGTACGACCAGGGCGACGACCAGTTGCAGCGATGGGACGGCACCGACTGGGCCGAAGTCGAATCCGGTGGCGCAGCAGGCGTCACGCTCGATACCGACCAGACGATCACCGGGGCGAAGTCGATGGCCGAGGTGGGATTCTTCGGCACGTCCGCGCTCGGCACGAAGCCGTCCGC
It encodes:
- a CDS encoding DUF7264 domain-containing protein, with product MTTVTLGWEGTKAEIPLYQNSDLVFSLDPIDATSGNITSWPVGAASTLYFFEGDPVRNATTPIISIPGVVEPPSIDYVVQQETLAPIIGRATHFLLTVSMPETPTQEYPLYYGKAVRRV
- a CDS encoding DUF7572 family protein, with protein sequence MKPATLVAEALPHMPPITNLYSTEDGFLLVLVVEVPDMTSILTSMGMQVPVSRSHLKPDVSVFLSDERGQVIDYDGDPANGLTPILSTDSKSFAMTINPDLATHADALAALGYELTEQETP
- a CDS encoding phage tail fiber protein — encoded protein: MALATNAMKTALLNAYAAQGTWISLHTADPGSTGASEVSGGTPAYARQQTTWGTPASGSMTGSKVSINVPATTVVAAGVYSAQTSGTYLDKLSIPSTTVSANATIDVTPTITIT
- a CDS encoding IS630 family transposase, with the translated sequence MATRGPRAVDIVLTDDERRELEGWARRRTTASGLAMRSRIVLAAADGGSNTEVAQRLGLNRGTVRRWRGRFVEHRCEGLLDEPRPGRPRTVGDEQIKDLITATLETTPKNATHWSTRSMAEHLDMSQSTVSRVWRAFGLAPHKQDSWKLSKDPMFTEKVRDVVGLYMNPPERALVLCVDEKTQIQALDRTQPIFPMLPGTPQRASHDYVRNGTSSLYAALDIASGKVIGSLHSRHRATEFIGFLRKIDAEVPDELDVHLVMDNASTHKTPAVKRWLTAHPRFVVHFTPTSSSWMNLVERWFAELTTKKLQRSTHRTVRALNADIRAWIETWNDNPRPYVWVKTADQILDSIAHYCTRINDSGH